Proteins from one Elgaria multicarinata webbii isolate HBS135686 ecotype San Diego chromosome 3, rElgMul1.1.pri, whole genome shotgun sequence genomic window:
- the LOC134395287 gene encoding keratin, type II cuticular Hb5-like produces the protein MSCRSNPVCGPRNFSSCSAVLHPSGNASRVTTSCSARVVGVNYGGAGCFSSRSLGGAGSCGPRIAVGNCLPPRCGYGYRGISTGYGYCSSGYGYGYRRSGVCAPGSPSIMPVTCNETLLQPFNLGIDATAQAVKCQEKNELQCLNSKFASFIDKVRFLEQQNLMLKTKWDFLQERKCCKSNMEPMFNEYISNLKKQLECLESERAQLQAEMKNWRETLECNKKKFEEECHRRTCAENEYVAIKKEVDCVFMDKSEKEAKVDALMQDICFYRATFEEEIRELQSCISDTCVTVQMDNSRGLNMDCVIEEFRHRYDDIASRSRAEAEAWCHCQYQELKTTAAKHCDNLRSVKEELNELTRVVHRLEVEVSNVKAQRAKLEEEVAAAEECGEMAVKDAKCKLGGLEDALHKAKQDMACQLREYQELMNVKLALDIEIATYRKLLEGEECRLGEGECAVNISVRRSQGAVVCDADPRPMCGPREPYSILVNYNFYFAGEVETEIDKYFAK, from the exons ATGTCTTGCCGCTCAAATCCTGTGTGTGGCCCTAGAAATTTCAGCTCTTGCTCCGCAGTCCTACATCCTTCAGGAAACGCATCCAGAGTCACCACTTCCTGCTCCGCCAGGGTTGTTGGGGTCAATTATGGAGGAGCTGGTTGCTTTAGCAGCAGGAGCCTGGGAGGGGCCGGCTCTTGCGGCCCCAGAATCGCCGTGGGCAATTGCCTGCCTCCGAGGTGTGGATATGGCTATCGGGGCATCAGCACTGGATATGGCTATTGCAGCTCCGGATATGGCTACGGTTACCGACGCTCTGGGGTCTGTGCTCCCGGCTCGCCGTCCATCATGCCCGTGACGTGCAACGAAACGCTGTTGCAACCTTTCAACTTGGGGATCGATGCCACAGCCCAGGCGGTGAAATGCCAAGAGAAGAATGAACTCCAGTGCCTCAACAGCAAATTTGCCTCTTTCATTGACAAG GTCCGATTCTTGGAGCAGCAGAATCTGATGCTGAAGACCAAGTGGGACTTCTTGCAAGAGAGGAAATGTTGCAAAAGTAACATGGAGCCCATGTTTAATGAGTATATCTCCAACCTGAAGAAACAGCTGGAGTGTCTGGAAAGTGAGAGAGCGCAGCTGCAGGCAGAAATGAAAAACTGGAGAGAAACTCTGGAATGCAACAAGAAAAA GTTTGAAGAAGAGTGTCACCGGCGAACATGTGCTGAAAATGAGTATGTGGCAATTAAAAAG GAGGTGGATTGTGTTTTCATGGACAAGTCAGAAAAAGAAGCTAAAGTGGATGCCTTAATGCAAGACATCTGCTTTTACAGAGCTACTTTTGAGGAG GAAATCCGTGAGCTGCAATCTTGCATTTCAGACACCTGCGTCACGGTGCAGATGGACAACAGTCGAGGCCTGAACATGGACTGTGTCATCGAGGAGTTCCGGCATCGGTATGATGATATCGCCTCTAGGAGCCGGGCCGAGGCTGAAGCGTGGTGCCACTGTCAG TATCAGGAGCTGAAAACAACTGCCGCCAAACACTGTGACAACCTACGCAGTGTCAAAGAAGAACTTAATGAGCTGACAAGGGTGGTCCACAGGCTTGAGGTGGAAGTTTCAAATGTCAAAGCTCAG CGGGCcaagttggaggaggaggtggctgcagCTGAGGAGTGTGGGGAGATGGCTGTGAAAGATGCCAAATGCAAACTGGGCGGGCTGGAAGATGCCCTGCACaaggccaagcaggatatggcctGCCAACTGAGAGAGTACCAGGAGCTGATGAATGTCAAGCTGGCCCTGGATATTGAGATCGCCACCTACAGGAAGTTGCTGGAAGGAGAGGAGTGCAG GTTGGGTGAAGGAGAATGTGCTGTGAACATCT CTGTGCGAAGGAGCCAAGGTGCGGTGGTATGCGATGCTGACCCACGGCCGATGTGTGGGCCCCGTG AGCCATATTCCATACTTGTCAATTACAACTTCTACTTTGCTGGGGAAgtggaaactgaaattgacaagtACTTTGCCAAGTAG